The following DNA comes from Malania oleifera isolate guangnan ecotype guangnan chromosome 12, ASM2987363v1, whole genome shotgun sequence.
tgttttgtttaataTTTGATTTGCTTCCATATTCATAGTTTCCATATTTGGATTCAGTAAAAACAGAAGAGAGCCACCTCCCATGCTACTCATCATACAAGCCCACAGTCAAGCAGCCAAGTCCCGAGCTCAGGTGTAAAGAGcctccccccccccaccccccccctcTCCAAAGCCCATGTTTTTGATAAATtacattgagaaaaaaaatttgaatatggatgattaggccataaTTAACCCTTAAGCTGTATagagtttagattttttttttattccactGGAAACTCAGATAAACGCTCTTTGCTCCTTTCTTTGTGTGACATTATTTGACATGCATGATTTGGCAGGATTTTATTTTCGATTTTCTTGGAAGCCAAACAGGCTCTTAGACTTGGACCTAGGTTTGGGACTCTTTGTTGGACTAGGGTTGGACTCTAGTTCTGGTTAGGTCATGATTTGTCCTTGGGGGCTTTGGTTGGACTAGGGTTGGACTTTGGTTAGGCCTCTAGTTAGGTCTAGGGTTGGACCCTAGTTTGGGCTCTATTTAGATCAAGGGTTTGGGCTCTAGTTAGCTCTAAGGTTGGCTTAGGGTTACTGCTTGGTCAAGTTAGGGCTTTGGTTGCAGTTGGGTCAGGTTAAGCCCAAGTCGGCTTCACCCGTGGTTTAACCCTTTGGCTATGGTCTGGTGggcctttttttaaaaaaaacaatgggatttttattttaaatagtggatCTATGCTTTTATTTAGAACATTGGGCTTGAGGCTTTTTAAAACTAGGACGGGGGCTGGGCTTTTTCATGGTGGGCTTTCGGGGCTTTTTAAAGTCGTGGGCTAGTTTGGTTTTCATTTAAAACGGTGGGCCTAGTTTTTAAAAACATGGGACCTAGGTCTTTATTTAGAACATTGGGATTGAGGCCcctattttaaataaaaataaaaataaaactgagCCCGGGCTTTTGTTTAAAACTTTGGGTTTGGGGCATTCTTTAAAAACCAAGCTTGGGTCTTTATTTAAAACGATGGGCTTGGGGCTTTCTTAAAAATTGGGCCTGGGTTTTTGTTTTAAACAATGGGCTTGGAGATTTCTTTAAAACATTGGGCTTGAGGCTTTTTTCACACTGGGCCGAGGCTAGGCTTTTAAAACTATGGGCTGATGGATACTTTTACAATTGGACTAGGGGTTGTTTGAGCCTTGTACTCCAAGACTTGTTTCAAAACAGATTACGCGtctaaattgtgtaattaggcgtttaaaatcatgcattaaagataatatttttaattaaatgcttaattatgttcaataatttaacattgagctcaaATTACAATATTTTGATTATTACtcgataatttatgaatttttggtaagttattattgcaggattatttttggacattaaagtcgAGATTAAAAATGTACGTGCGTGTACGTGAGCTAAAGTTTaaatcaaggtcatgtgcatAAAGTCAAATATCGAAGACCGGACCGTGAGCCACATGCCTGCAAATGACAAGTCATGCACGCAGTTGTTTGAAATCGTATGCatgtgtaaaaattgaagaattcgTGCTATGCAATGTgatcattttcaaaattaaatgagACATAAAATAGAACTGGGTGCCATGTGAAAATACTACATGGGCTTCACGCACATGATTccgtgtcatgcaatgaaaagtgggcaacaatccaaCTCTGAAATTTGCTAGGAGACAGTTTGAatgtattttggtattttaatcataactctttcATCTTACATTGGATTGGTGTGATTCAAGTGGCATTAGAAAGCTTACTAAGATATCTATAATTCATTGTGAAATAGCTTTTTATTAATTTGAACGTTTACTGGGTCAAAATTGGGTTTGAAAGTGAAATTATTGCGCTGAGCAATGTGCAATGCTTAAGGAAAAAAGGAGTATTGAACCAGTATCACAAGCAACTATCTCTGAAGAGATAGTTTGAATAGCTGTGACAGCACCCCATGGATCAGCTTCAATCTCCCCACATATTTCCTCATTTTCCAGAACATCAGAGCCGAGTCCCTGATTCACCGTCTCCCGTAGGTCCTCAACAACGAGATCCGCTAGCCTTTGTTTAACTCCACCTGAACCCAAAGCCCCTCTACTTGTCTTTTCccctttattttaccttttttttaaaaaaaataataataaacatgtaaatttaaaatattcatcattaaaatttaatcatCAATCTTAGCTTAGTgcaatacaatttttttaatttaaattattgaaatgttatataatattatatagtatgtattcgttatatatatttataatatatcagTTCATTTTAGTTAATTTTAGTTATTGAATGAGCCAAACCAAAATCAAACTAATaagtgaaaaaattaaaaattgaaccAAAActgagccaaaaaaaaaaatggtttactAATTTTTAGATTTAGTTTAGTTTAATTTTTGGATTTGGTtcgattttttcaatttttctcacCCACCCTTATAGGTCAGGATGCGCTAATACCTTCTGTTTACGTAAGTATATTATCATACTCAATTTTAACTTGCAAACCAAAAATgttgttaaaattttatatatatatatatatatatatatatatatatatctaatcgATCTAACTATAACAAATAATGTGTTAGTGGCCCTTCTATCAAgctatcaataaataaataaaacttattTTCCTTGCCAACCCACCGTAGCGTCGGACCTTTAGAACCAAATTTGTTGATAATGATGAGGCAAATATTTAATAGAAAGATTTGAACGTATCACAATTGTGGGCTCATGCCTTATTTACTCCGCTGCAAGTCTAATTACTAGGAGGAAGCTCTAGAAATCAATTTCGAGTACATTTCCTTTGATCGTGGGTGACCGAAATTCAAAAGCGTATTGTAACTTTTTTCCTTCTCGTATATTCTAACTAGATAGTCCCTTCTATCTCATTCTCTTTTTCATGTGCATACTTCTAGCATACcctaataaatttaatttataccATTCCATCTATCACACTCTCTCTCTTGAAACGTTTCTGTATCCAACACTTTCCCTTTGCTTccattaaaaaattttattcaatggctcacaattaattaaataagcaTGGCATATGTGGTATAATGAAAGTCATGGTCGATTTGCAAGTATGCTTGTCTCTTAGTTACCATGGCATTTTTGTTGGCTTCTAATTATTATTTTGCTAAattagttaataataataataataataataataataataaagtgaataggAAAGAAATTTCCAAAACGACACCgctaaaaagaaaatatacaatcTAAAGTGTGGCTATTATTTTTGGCAGCTGGAGCCAAGGCAAAAATACATGGGTAACAGAAGGTCCCTCAAAAGGAACATATTTCATCGTCAAAACCAGTTACAGATCAGACTCAGGGTCAGGGAGATCGGCAGTTGCTCGAGTCATCTGCTGATTTGAAGGCGAAAGGTCCAACGGTGAAGAGAGCCAATGGTTTCAATGACCCGTTGTTCGGATCATTTGCATCGATAGCTTCGGCGGCGATGAGATTGATGAGCCTGGTGCGCAGATTATATTGAGGAGGTTTCTCCTCCATGTGGGTCAAAACGGCACCGTTCAAGCCCCCATTGAGATCAGTTGCAACGCTGCACAACTTTTCCCCTGGCGAAGAAACAAGGAATGCCTTGCACTTGTGGGCCTCATCCTTGGATAAGCTGTCCGGTGCCTGGATGTAGAACTTGCCGCTCTCATCAGTTGAAGCCTCCTGCATAAATGGTTGCCTGGCGTCGTTGCACTGGACTTTCACAACAGCACCTGCATGCATGTGAAACAAAGAATCATGGGATGACACCATTTTTTGTGGTTTGTTCTTATGATGAACAGAATTTTCGTAATAGCTATGCTTAATTTTGCACTTACCGCCAAGAAGTGAAGCATCGGAAAGGGAATCAACCCCACCGGCGCGGTGGCAAGACTTGCAATAAACAACGCCATGCACAGCCACAACTTGAGTATTTGGCTTGGGGAAAGGAGGAACTATAAACTCTTCGGGAGGTAAGGCGTCGGCTGGCAGAGAACCGTGAAAGTCTGGGGGACAAGAAGAGGGTTCAAAATGAGGACGAGGCAGGATGGGAGGGAGTTGAGGGGAGTTGATGAGAAGATGGCGGGGAAGGCGCGAATTGCGCAATGGGCCAGGGAGGGGACCGGGGCTGGGGCCAGGGAAGCAGGGAAAGGGAAACAGCGGATCCCATAAGATGGGTGGTTGTGCCTCCGGGGGCGGCGCCTGAGTTTCAAGCGCTGGGTCACCATGAACGGTGAGGCAGCTGGGTAGCAGCAGCGAGAGCTGCAAAATAAGCACAAGGGCTTTAGGTGGAAGAAGAGCACCCATATTTGAATGATGGTTGGGAGGTAGAGAGGGGATTTAATGGGTTTAAGGGGGAATTAGCTATGGTTAATTTCTTGTTAAATATAATGTAGAAAAGTAGCTTTATTAATGCATCATTACATATATACTGTGTATATTTGTTGGGCACGCAATGACCTGGGGGAGAGCATTTGGGCAGACGACCAAATTGGCCTTCTAGGAAGACCTAATTTGTTTTTTTCTTGACAATTTGCCTCGATTTTGTTGAGAATTTCAGTTGGAAGCTTATCTCATATTAGAAAATTTGAatatgggtgcttatatacatatttaagttaaagatcaaatagatttaaatttttgggttaagttggtgttcacccatgtgtatcaagtccactcATGCGCTCCTCCGATCCTAATAAATAGTATTAGAGGTGACAGTTCGCAACTCTGGGTAAGCGACATTGTAAATAGCCGaaacgtgaaactaattctcccaCTTGAATAACTATGTTAGGGAATttggcttactcccataagggagaggGTTTCCAtttaagggggagcagttggaactcacaagtgaggaaaagattgttgagaatttcacttgtaagtttattccacattgaaaaaattgagtggatgatgagtgtCTATATACATGATTGGGCCTAAAATCCATTAAACTTAAACTTtttggtcaagttggtgttcactcatgtgtatcaaacccacccatggACTCTTTCGATCCTAACAGAGTTATTCCAGCATggttatatacatggttggactcaAAATCCATTaaacttaagcttttgggtcaagttggtgttcactcatgtgtatcaaacccacaTATGGACTCTTTTGGTCCTAATAGATTTATTCCAGCATGGttattcttttttatatttttactgtACTTTTTATTGGACTTGATCATATTGAGATCAAAGCATGTATAACTTTTCACGAGCATCTATGGTTTGGCTACTTGTAGGGTGGGATTGTTATGTTTCCTATAAGTTTAAAGGTTTTAAGAGAGGAATAGAAAAACAAGAAACACTTGCAACCATTTTTATCAGATTTTCTTatcttaaatattttaattaaaaatgtaaataaaactaaaatttttaaaattaaagaaaataaatgtaaaatattagaaaatttatgtaatgacccaaaaatttgcTCGAATACCCACTATGATGACCCAAATATTTGCACAGCAAAAGATTTCAAATATATTTAACAaagtactaaaaaccttttattataacaatatcttcaatatcaaatattatcatctgtaaaattctaaaacattaaaaaaatacaaCTAATATAAGATCTATTTTAAATAACTCTTACAATCTCACCCACAATTCCACTACGCTACTTTGATTTAGGCTATGCTCCTCAAAATATCTGAATATTTGAAAGTAATTGGGTGAGACATGTCTTAGTAAGTATGAactaaattattatcagtgtgtggttaaaATGAGTTTTAcattataaaaatacatttattaattttactttaataaaaatccCATATGTAAACTGTAACCCACATATATAGATAAAAATACGTACTTTTCTCCAAAAGATCATTCAAGCCTATTAGATGGCCacaatcacataaatatacaaatatatttatatatatatatatatatataagtcctTTTTGGTCATGTCATCTTTAACCTCCATAATCGAGTTGTGTGGTCCAAAAACTGGACTTTAACCAACCAGACTAAATCAAAAGTTTATGTCTGTAAGATCAGTTTGTGTATCACATCCTCATACTCATTCTCATACTCAAACCAAACTGACTATCCACTGTCAACACTTCCataacagtgtggctgcactaatattCATTTGTAACTACAGCCATTAGggtttttaaaacatataatacaatttatgcaattaaaccgTATAATAATCTGAATATTTTCCCAACATCAAATTTATAGTCAACTcgcataaatattttcaataaatcaccTAATAAGCATAACACCGTAAAAATCTCAAATTTGCTCAATTATGTAAGCATATaaaattaactcatgccacacgatttgtctaatagttataattttaacaaattaccaTAGAAAATGTATAATAATTCACTTATTTAGTTTAATACCAATATAATCagaaaatctgatataatcaaattccTGCAATACAATTTAACTCAGGGATAAGGATATAATtgaattcaaaaaaattaatttaaatcaggaatatatttaaaataaacttGACATAATCTAGTCCGCTTACACTAACCCTGGAGTGGTGCTTACGGCATGCAGATGATGAAATCTCTCCGGTTGAATCCTTGGAGAGCGGAGCTGGGACCTGAgaatgatgttcgtttttcaattcaACCAAGAAATGATagagaaattaaaagagagagagagagagagagagagagagagagagagagagagagagagagagtaacaaAGAGAGGGTGAGAATGGGGAAAAAAAGAGAAGACTCAAGAAGTAACTTCCGaggtctttctatatatatattattatttttattatattatattatttaattagtaataattattaattcattatttttaatttttaatttaatttaattattattattttattttttttacatttccatgcatatcATTgtggggttgttacattctcccctccttataaaaatttcgttctcgaaattttgGTAGATATATTGAAATCTAACGTAATCCTAACTTTAAAATTATCCTAACCTTCTcattcctacccttatcctaATTCATATCTATACTCTGACAAAAATCATTCCTAAAGTCTACAAAATTtataacctaagctctgataataactgtgatgacccaaaattTTGCTCTAATAACAACTAGGACAATCCGAATATTTGTACAGCGAAaaatctcaaatatatttaccagagtactaaaaacttTTTATTATAACAATAATTCTAATATCAAGTATTatcatccataaaattctaaacattaaaaaaatataactaATCTAAGATATATTATAAATAACTCTtactatcccacccacgcttctaCTACGCTACTTTAATTTAGGCTATGCTCCTCAAGATATTTGCATATTTGAAAATAATtcggtgagacacttctcagtaagtatGGACTGTTAagatttaaatgttttatttcatatttattaatgttTATTGGAAGCTCTAGTCATTGATCTTATAGGAgttataggagttgtggttagtggtagcatgtgatcctattttataagagttgtggttagtgctagCATGTGATCCTATTTAATAAGAGTTGTAGTTAGTGCTAGCATGTGATCTTATAGGAgttataggagttgtggttagtggtagcatgtgatcctattttataggagttTGTGGTTAGTGGTAGGATGAAGTGTTCTGATgtaaagcctatttataggccctTTTGTATCAATTTTAACATATGAGAGCTTTACCATTTTAACTTGTCTCTTTTGTTTTACTCTTACCTTTgtatcagtggtatcagagctagagTTCTCAAACAGAATCAATGGCTTTAGATTCAAATTTTGTGCAGGCGGCAATCCCACGTTTTGATGGTCACTATGACCATTGGAGTATGCTAATGGAGAACTTTCTACGGTCAAAAGAGTATTGGCCGATCATTGAATCTGGAATTGAAGAACCAGCAACAAATACAGTCTTGACAGATGCCCAGAAAATAGTGTTGGAAGGGAGAAAGCTAAAAGATTTGAAGGCAAAAAATTACCTTTTTCAGGCCATTGATCGTCCCATCTTGGAAACAATTCTTAGCAAagaaacttccaaagatatttggGATTCCATGAAGAAAAAATATCAAGGCTCTGCTAGAGTGAAGCATGCACAGCTTCAAGCTTTGAGAAGAGATTTTGAGACTCTACAAATGAAGGATGGGGAATCTATCACCAGCTATTGTGCCAGGACAATGGAGATCAGCAACAAAATGCGATTTCATGGTGAGAAGATGGATGATGTCACCATTGTGGAGAAGATATTGCGTTCCCTGACACCAACGTTTGATTATGTTGTGTGTTCAATTGAAGAATCGAAAGACATAGATGCATTCTCTCTTGATGAACTGCAGAGCTCCTTGCTGGTCCATGAACAAAAGATGAACCAAAGTTCAACTTCATAGGAACAAGCTTTGAAGGCTTCTACCTCTACTCATTTCTTAAACTCTAAAGGAAGGGGTAGAGGCAGAGGTAGAGGAAGGGGAGATCGAGGCAATAGAAATGGCAGCAGGTATTTCAAAGCAAATGATAATCAATTTCAGGGCAAAGGTAGAGGATGAGATCAAAATTTTGACAAATCCAAGGTAGAGTGCTTTAGATGTCATAAATTTGGCCATTATCATTCTGAATGTTATACTAGGTTGCCTAATGACAAAGAAAAGGAAGAGCaatcaaatttttttgaaaagaagGAAGTGGAAACTTTGTTGATGGCTATTCAAGCTAGTCGGGAACCTGAATCTAATGTTTGGTATGTGGATATGGGCTGCAGTAACCACATGTGTGGAAGTaagtcttctttttcttatttaaatgaaGGCTTTCATTCTACAGTAAGTTTTGGAGATTGTTCCACTATGAGGGTGATGGGAAAAGGTGATATTGAGATAAGAACCAAGAATGGTTTTGTAGAAACAATTTCTAATGTCCTTTATGTTCCTGACTTGAAAAGCAATTTGTTAAGTACTGGTCAATTGCAAGAAAAGGGATATGTAATCACTATTCAAAAGGGTGTTTGTTAGATTTATAATCCTACTAGAGGAGCTATTGCTGTTGTGCAAATAAGTTCAAACAGGTTGTTTCCATTGAAGATTGAAAATGTGCAATCTTGTTTGGTAACTGAAGTAAAATATCCTTCTTGGTTGTGGCATTTCGTTATGGCCACTTGATTTTTGGAGGATTGAAGACCCTCCAACAGAAAAATATGGTGACTGGTCTTCCCCATATTAGTATTCCTTCCCAAGTTTGTGAAGAATGTGTTGTTGGCAAACAATATCGTTCTCAATTTCCCCAAGGGAAGTCATGGCGAGCAAAAGGTGTTATGGAGCTAATTCATTCCGATATTTGTGGCCCGATAACACCATCTTCTAATGGAGGTAAAAGATACTTAATaaccttcattgatgattatactcGAAAAACCTGGgtttattttttacaaaaaaaatcagAAGCTTTTTGTGCATTTAAAAGCTTCAAGGCTCATGTGGAAAATGAAACAAGAAAGACCATTAAGACCCTTAGAACAGATCGTGGTGGAGAATATTGCTCAaccgaatttgaaattttttgtgaagTTCATGGCATTCGAAGAGCGCTGACAGCTGCTtatacaccacaacaaaatggtgtatcaGAGAGGAAAAACAGAACCATCCTCAATATGTTGAGAAGCTTGTTGGCAAGAGGGAGAATTCCAAAACTGTTTTGGCCTAAAGCAGTAAATTGGAGTATTCACATCTTGAATAGAAGTCCTACATTTGCTGTTCAAAATATGACACCAAAGGAGGCTTGGAGTGGAAGGAAACCA
Coding sequences within:
- the LOC131143950 gene encoding non-classical arabinogalactan protein 30-like, coding for MGALLPPKALVLILQLSLLLPSCLTVHGDPALETQAPPPEAQPPILWDPLFPFPCFPGPSPGPLPGPLRNSRLPRHLLINSPQLPPILPRPHFEPSSCPPDFHGSLPADALPPEEFIVPPFPKPNTQVVAVHGVVYCKSCHRAGGVDSLSDASLLGGAVVKVQCNDARQPFMQEASTDESGKFYIQAPDSLSKDEAHKCKAFLVSSPGEKLCSVATDLNGGLNGAVLTHMEEKPPQYNLRTRLINLIAAEAIDANDPNNGSLKPLALFTVGPFAFKSADDSSNCRSP